The Ipomoea triloba cultivar NCNSP0323 chromosome 13, ASM357664v1 genomic interval cattcacacatttcaaggctatatgtttagtaaatttttttttttaaatagtgaaacggcgtcgtattggacccaggtgcaaggtggacctaggtccacggcataatttgccatattCACCCATGAGTATTACTCCCTATCAAAGGAGAGATTCAAATTCCTCGTCGAGTCTTGAGGCATCTGACATCTCTAACAGTCTAACCATTATGTATTCCGACCAAATAGTTACAAGATATGACAATTTTTGCCTAGTTGGACAAAGCTCATTTTAACTACAACCATTGAGCCCAAAAAGCCCACTGAATCACATATTAGAGTTCTTAGTAATTCTCATCTTATTAACTTTTATCTGAACTGCAAATTCAAGAATTTTTGGGATAATTTCtttctataaatatatgaatCTTTATTGACACGTGGCagtacatgtgtgtgtgtgacaaTGCTTCAAGACGAATAATAAGCTTGGTTTTATCAAAGCCAACAGTACTTACGCTGATAATTGTCTCCATTATAATCTTAATTAAATCTGCATCAGTTGAAGATTAAGAGCTGACATGAAACACATCCCTTTCTCCCACCTGCCACCATTAAATATCACCACTAGCAGTTAGCCAATTATATCATcatctaataatataatattagtttaCAGGCCATGATATGATTATATGTTCTGTTAAAAGAAGATTTCTCCTTGCATTTTCACAAACTGTCAGCAAGACAAAACCATTAACCAAAAGGTTCTTGTTCTTCAACTTTGACTGGATACCTAGAGAGAGCTTCCAGGCCTATTTTACAAGagtatttgaaaacatattgaTCTTGGCCTGGGATTTGAGGaagaaagggaaatgaaacaAGAAAGGAACTTACCAGCCGTTCCTCATGGCTTGGTGGCAGCGAATTCCCCGGCAGTGTCACCGTTGTCAATCCCAAATTCTCCGGCACAGCCATTATTTCGGTCACCGTTGTCAATCCCGAATTCTCCGGCACAGCCATTATTTCAAACACCAACACCCTCACCCTATTCGTTCTCAGTAGCTTCCACAAGATTGGCCACAAGACCACCTGAACATCTTTTCAATCTTCTCCTTAGGTCACTGGCAGTGCTGTTATCCTTCGTCGCCGCCATCTCTCTGGCTGCTCCATCTTCTAGAAGGGGGAAAGGCACagagatattttattatcataCAGAATTGCTGTAAGCATGAGCATAAACACAACTTCATAATGCAATTTTCATGAAAAATGTGACTGTTATTTTCCTGCTTCTTCACTGCAGATACAGCTTTGTTGTATACGTATTGACTTTCTTCTACTCCGCGTTTCAACTATTCAAAGGTGTTTGTGACATTGGTTACAGAGGCATTTTAATCTCAGACAAGACCTCAGACTACACAAGTTTCATTTTCGACCAGGTAATTACTTGCAAGACTACAAGATTGTTCCTGCTTCCATAAAAACATGACACATTTATAAGAAAATCTATGGTAAATAAgtacattatacttttattgtACAATGTTCTACAGTATCTTTTATTTGCTACAAAAATTATTTGAAGTACAGACTTCATCATAAAGTAATATGTAATGCAGTTGGCAGCTTACCTTGTTATATCCTCCTCCTCTGTTGCTGCAATAGCAATTCAGCATATGAGAACCAATGCACCACTCTGGAAGGCATCAAGAATTGCTGTTGGCATGTCATTTCCCACTTTTGTTGTCATTGCAATTTCTGCTCTGTTATCAGGATACAAGCTCTGTAAAAGGATCATATGGTAATCCTTTACTACGACAAAGCAAAATCTTACTTCAAGATGCATCTATATCATCAGCAAACTGTAAGTTCTTCCCAAGAGTTGTAATAGAGATAAAAATTGGAAATTGTATAATTCCACAAATTTTCGTATGGACGAGTTTATATTCAGAAGGATACCAGAACAGAGATCTCACCCATCAATAAGAATATCCATAGACTAGCCAACAAAATATTCAACTGCTGAAGTTAAGATTCTAGCAAAATGAAGTTGTTCGATTGCTTTCATACAATGTCTTACAAATTCAACATATAGAAAAACTACGTTTACCTCTATAATCTACCTACTTTATTCGTCTTTAGTAATAACTAGTTTTCCTTCAGCAAACTCACAACTTTGAATGGGGATACTGAGCTGCTTCTGTAACTTTCTTACAACAAAAACTTCTGCTTCCTCACATATGGTGACCACATTACCCTTTCGTCCAAGCCGGCCTGTACGTCCAGCTCTATGTGCGTAATGAATTGAGTCAGTAGGTAATTCCAGATTCACTACAAGATCACACTCTGGCACATCCAAACCTCTAGCGGAAAGTTCACTTGTCAGCAGCACCCTGACCTCTCCATTTCTGAAGTCCTTTAAAATGGTTGATCTCGCTAATTTGCTAAGGTCACCATGTAGTTCTGCAGCTTTCATACCACGAGCTTCTAGTTTATAAACAGCGTCTTTCAGTTGTTTAGTATGGTTCATAAATGCTATTACAGACTTGGCGTCCAGAGCATGTATACATCTTCTTAGCACTTCAACTTTGTGCTGTATTCTTGTGACACAATAATAGTGATTTAGATTAGGTGGTAAGCTCTGAACAGCAGGCTGAGCCTGGAAGTTGGAGTTCAAACTAGCACTGGTAGGTGTTCCAGAGAAATCTACAGATCCAGGAGGCAGAGATTGAAGCGGGGTGACCATGTTGGCTTGGACAAGTAGTGGGTCACAACCCCAACTTCTAGCAGCCCTAATCACTGAAAATGGCACTGTTGCAGAGACCAGTATAGTCTGTCGCTCTGCCCGCTTCACAGAACTGCTTGAAGCACGCAGTCCGGCACCAGATCTCCTTCCCACATGATCTAGTATCCGCTGCATGTCCTCCCGAAAATTGAATGCAAGAAGCTCATCAACTTCATCTAAAACCAAGTAACGACAGCCATGAGTGTGAAGCTTTCCAGCTGCACTGATTTCTGCAATCCGACCAGGAGTACCAACTACGATGGCTGGCTTATTTTTCTTGAGTGCTTCTTCCTGTCTTGATCGGTTTGCACCTCCAACAAGCTGCTGAACCAGTCTTCTGTCAGGTCCTAATAGCTTTTCAGTTTCCCTGACAATCTGCATACCAAGTTCCCTTGAAGGAGCCACAATAACAGCTTCTATATCTGTTCTGTTCTGAGCTTGATCACTGCTTGAATTTACACCATTCAAAGGGAAAACATGGGAGAGTATTGGAAGAAGATATGCCAATGTTTTTCCTGAACCAGTGTAGGACTGAATAACAACATCATGATTTCTAAGAATAGTTGGAATTGCAGCAGCCTGAACGTCTGTTGGAACTGTAAATCCTTCCTTCTCAAGTCTTTCAATCAGTAAAGATGGCAGGCCAAGCTCAGAAAAGGATTTTGCAGCAAAAGGTGCTGCCCCTATGTCTATGGACTTCGTCTCTTTCACTCCATTGTTTCTTTTCTGGTTCACCTTTTTCTTGGTATTGTTCTTGGGGACTTCAATTGTGGAAACACCCTCCTGAAGCTTATTTTTAGCATTCCTGCTTATCGTTTCAACATCATTCTTCAATCCAAGGCTAGCTAGTGTAAGAGGACCAAAGTCACTTAAAAACCTTACTCTGCCATTAAGTGGAGGTATTCTAGTAAGCCCAGAAAGATTTCTCAGTGATAAGGAATCCCCAAAATGTAGAAATGCCCTTGTTGCAGATAGAGCAGGCATGATTTTGCTATTTCCAGTTTGACTGAGAGTAGCTATTTCATTCCTTATTGCCAACTAAGTGTAACGGAACAAGCCAAAAAGGTCTAAAGCCCACTAGCTATGCAGTAGCTGGTCGTTTTCAAGCTGCATTTCAAACCACAATATTAGATAGAGTTTGAAGTGAACATAGACATATTCAACTCAGATGAAGAAACAGCACGCCATTAGCCAAAAGTCACAAATTACTTCAAATTATATGCCAAAAACCAAAGGAAATCATATCTAATAAAACCTTTCACTCAGATGAAGAAACAGCACGCCATTAGCCAAAATTATATGCCAAAAACCAAAGGAAATCATATCTAATAACCTTTCACTCAGTGCCCATAAACAAAATAACTCGCAATGGCAGCTAGGTTtactcatcaaaacaacaacactgtggaaccaaatattgagcCTTGAAATTGAGAATGATTTGAGCTTCACGTGTTGAAATGCTATCTCCTAGTCGAATTCCAGAGTTTCAATTACAAGAACTCTAAGCACTACCACacaggcattttatcaaacatctaGAAGACAATGATGAGAACTGACATGGAGCTTTTTATTCGTTTGCGGCCAAATAACAGTTGATACGCAAACTCGGATATATAGTAAGAAGagaaatcaatcaatcaatcaaataaaCACTACGATAAGGAGGGAAGAGAGAGAAGGGTTAGTGCTTCACCTTCACTAAGCATCAGCGCCCGGCGGCGTTCTTGCGGATGAGAACAGAATGCCTTATCACTTCAAACTTTAAACTTACGTCGTTCAGAGCATACAATTGGACCAGTCTTTATTGGTGTATAAGTTcacttttaattcatttttttaaaatatcttctTTAATCCTAGTATTAATGTACCATGGTTATTTTTGTCGCAAATTTTAATGTGGACCGcacatcaaaacgatgtcgttttgattaatgaaaactaACAGCTGAAATGGCCTCCGTCccacgcaactgcagttccctttcaacacaactgcacttccttttcgatataaatgcagtttcattcgatattatacactcaaatatgtaaacttgttattcagtttcctttcaacacaactacaatttcttttataatacactgcagtttactttcaacacaactacaatatcatttcgatataactacagtttcattggataatatacaccaaaaaatgtgaaactgttatacagtatcagtttatatacactgtagttccctttcaacacaaatgcaattccttttcgatataactgcagtgcggtatacaccactagtgttaacaaaatacaccactagtgttcacaacaatgaaaatgcacaaaaaaacacacataaCTCCTctgcccctaattgtgcattttcgaacactgtgtggtatatatttgcatacctagtggtgtgttttttggtgatgcgtacctaatggtgcatatttgtgtttatttgtgttgagcatttcctaacattgagtggtgtattttgttaacactagcggtgtaaaccgcacggaaAGGCGCAGTcacacctgaactctactatatatatatatatatatatatatacacgctaTGGATCCTATGAGAACACTTccataggagagaaataagaatcaatCTCAGCCTTATATCTGTAAAAATTTGACGGATctaattagatttaaaaaaaaaaaatacggtggcagtttcgtaattatcatcaacttcactGTACAATttttaacacttaaatatggaatatttaacaactaaatatgtaaatctagaaaattctataaaatcaacgaaaaagctaaattttaaatctaaaccgtaaATGTTAGACCTTAAGCAGTAAAAAATGAACAACTTgaccaaataaaatcaaaaactcAGTCAAACTCTAAAATTGAAACCTTAATTGCAATGtactttcgcatttttgcaagtgcaaacttttaatactaaaactgcaaaatgttaacactaaatgtgcaaaacgttaatactaaatatgcaaacatggaaaagtctaaaaattacatattttagtgttcacatttgcatagtaaagttagtgataattacgaaattgttatcgtgtttttttttttaaatctcatcTTGTGCGTTCAATTCTTTTAGATGTAGGGCTGTGattagttcttagttttctcctacGGACTTGTTCTCGTATGATCCAATACATACTGATAGGGATTATTTTCCGGTTTCACCTCCTTGTACGTCCACACTCTCGTTTTGTAGTCCGGTCGATGTCAAACGATTCGAGTCAAGGTCAAAGTTAGCACTTAGCGGGTCAACTTTTAGGCCTATATAATGGTCATTTCCACACAAGGCAATGGGACTTTTTTCCTCTCTCTTGGCgagattttctctctctctctctctctctacaaacTATTTTCTAGAACATACATTGAATAAGAGAGGCTCGAAAGCCGATTTTAGCCATCTTCTTTGGACATTTTTACATACAGTCTCTATACATACTCTATGCACACCCAATGCATGAAGGAATTTGTAttatcaaatggcgtcgtctaTAGGGACCCGGCAATGAAAAGTCATGTTCAGTCCAAGTATCTGCATGACATCAAGGCGGCTAAGTTCAGTACAAGCTCCCCTCTTAGGATTTTAAATTTGGGTGTTTTTAATTATCACTGGATGAATAGCTTGAGTATATGATTGCCGGTCACCACCACCATCTACATTAcctaatcatcatcatcagatcTCATCTTCATCATGCTTCGCAACTTTCTTCATCGCCACTTCAAGATATTCCATGCATGCCGTTCTCTATGGTGGATCTGCAGGTGGAGGGTTTTCAATGGATAGCATATGCTGATAAGCTGTCTTTCCCTACCAATCTTCTCCTTATTCTTAACCTTCAGCATAGCAGTAGCCTAAAAGCCCTCTCCTCCTCCACCCTTTCCATCCCCACCTTTCGAAAACCCGACctctcatcatcattatcatcactGCCAAGTAATGTAAACTTGGCGTCAGTTATACTAATAGCCTTCTTCCCCTTGGGCTTCTTTTAACCAGTAAACATCTGACTCATCAAAGCATCATCGTTCTCCACTTCATTAGaatctttcataaatactcatcaCCTATTTTCTTCACCTCAAGAGCACTTTGAAGATCACCAGTAGTCCATTGCATACACAGGATGTATTGGTTGAaaatccaataaaaaaaaagacatcAGAACAAGTTTTATAAACCAAGAGACCTCGGTTCGACACATGCATGGAGTTATCAGCATAGTTGCAGTGATTGTGAGGCTCGGTGAGCTCTGTCATTGCCGTTTTTTTCCATGCATCACCTCCACTCGTCGCCGGATCTCTCCGTCGATTCGAGCATAGATCGATCAAACACCTCCCAGGCTCCAACATCCATCGGCACGATGAGCTCGGGATCAGTTCTCAGCACTGAGCCTTGCGAAGTACCCAATTAAACCCGCCAGGTCAGACTTCCCACCCAAATCCAATCTCTTGATTGGTAAAAATAGATCACTTGATCACGCTAAAAATCCGATCGCTTGATTGGTAGCATTCAATCCCTCTATCATGTTAGAGGTCAAATCTCTTGATTGGTAAATTTAAGCCTCGTAAATCCCCAAAGCCCTACAAGTTAAGCAAATCGGCCATCGATACTAAGTATGGTCTGATGCATCGGCACCGTGAACTCGACCGTAgtcaaaattgaaaacaaactCAAGAGGCCATCGTATCTACTCCCTTGTGCTGGCGATTCTCGCAACATAGGGAatgggagggggggggggccTACTGATAGGATTGTAGGACAACTCCCTTGACCTACGAAGCTCATTAAAGCAATTCCCAACCGTAATGAACTTCCCAATCATAATGATCTTCCAAATCTCATTAGATTTTTGGGTCTCTTAGCGTCCCTCCACTTGGGACTATCGGTTCGTAAACCGagcacaaaaaagaaaaattgcccCTTGTTGATTTTACGGTTGTGCTACGACTGTTTTGGCTAACCAACACTACTATAGACCTTTAGAGAAATTATTGAGGAAAAAATACAACCACAATAAAGAGAACATTTATACTTTCATTGAATTCAGAAACCTTAACATTGTGACCCCGGGGGTGGTATTTATATAAGAATAATGGCCTAAGTAAGGAAATAAGAAAAAATCTTAGCAAATATAGCCTTAGGAAAGTTGCCCTAGCTGCTAAACCGCCACAATAATTGCCAAAATTTGGAATAGGAAAGATTCCCAAAGAATCCGCCATAAATGTTGATATCGGCTTAATCACCGCCTTTCAAGGAGCACTCGGTCGGGCACCGCTTCTCAACTGCCTACGCAAACTAGGCTACTCAAGTCATCCGACCCGGGCCTCAAGTCAGGAAGGACTGGCCAGTCAGCGGGCTCCAAATACTGGGTCCCTTCAAGTCGAGTACCCTAGTCATGGGTATCCATcactagtccctcactttctcGAGCTCTTGAGAGGCAATGACTCAAGAGTAATCCTCCAAATGATCTTCTCAGTACTCACTGCTCACGAGCAGGCAGTCAATACCTTGTCAATCTTGTAGTGTACCTGAACATAATACGGTGTCTCAATCGGATCGCCCTTCAATGGTTTCACCCTTCCTAACCGGGCGTGATCCTCCCGACTAGACTCACTTTTCCTGAATGGTTCTGCAACGGTCGCTATCAATGCGGAGTAATCATTGCGTCTCCTCGATTTTCGACGGTTacctttttgaaaaataaccGTCTTGTCTGCCAGCCGTTACGGCCAGCTCTCCAACCGTCCGATCTCTTCCACGTGTCATCATCTGAACGCCCGGGCACCTATATAAATACTTCTCCTCTTCCCCCCATTCTTCCTTTCAGTTTCTTTCCTCCCTCGACGTCCTTACTTCCGCTTCTCGGgccatcttctttcttctccGGTCATCCCTTTCGCAGTCCGTCCACCCGTCGCCTTCTTTTCCTAAAGGTCAGTTTCTTTTCTCCTTCTCTTTTCTTCAAGCTTCTTTTAGTTCCCTTTACAATGTCTTCCTCCGCCACTTCTTCTCCATCTTTTTCCAATCACCGCCAAGGCGATACCATATTTTTGGCAGCCTCCTCTTCTTCTAGGCCGGCGACCGCTACACTCAAGCCACTTCCGTTGCACTGGTAATCGATAGAGATTCGAGTTTCTTCGAGAACTTTGAGTGGTCGGTCGTCCGCCGTTCATCCCTTTCTGCTATCGACTACAACCGCGCCCGCCGATTGCTTGGCCCAGCGGCTGAGACTCAAGAAGCTAGCCGATGACTGATCACGAAACTGCCAGAAGGTGGTTTTATTAGTATTCATTACCAATATGTCCGCTGCGGCTTTCGAGTGCTGCCCTTCTCCTTTCTAACCACCCTTCTAATTACTCTGGGTTGGTGCCCGGTCAGCTGGTGCCCAACTCTTACCGCCTGATTGTTGGTTTCCTCACTGTTTTTCACCGTCACGAGATGGAAGCCTCATGGCTCTCTTCCACCAACTTTTTCGACTGACTGTAGTCAATCCGATTGCGCCCGGGTATGTACAAATTCGTACTCGGGACGGTCGTAAGTTTTTGGACAAGCTGGAGTCCTCGCACAAGGGCCGAAaggtagtactgtcaaagcgggccgccCCGCCCCATTAGGCGCACCCGACTACGGGCCTAATTCCTAGCGAGCTTTTGCGGACCAGCCCGTTAGGCCCACGGGTCagggttcatgcaaccctagcccgccccGCGCGGGTTGGCAGGCCCCGCctgctatttttatttttattttttttttttttttaccttcaaagttcaaaaatttAAGCAAAGTCTAGTAGTCTACAAATATTAGAGAGCGTATTATTGaccccaaagaaaaaaaaattattaggaaTCTCATGTGGACTCGTGGAGTATATAGTTGCATAGTAATGaatgatttaaaataattaagacATTAAGCAATATTGCATATGAAATGATTTAATAGataaattttaatactatactatattatgttttttttttctaatttggtGCTGGTGCAGATTAcgtattaattaaaaacaaaactacATTGCATATgattatgtaattatatatatttttttaggagtatttaattatttatataattatatattatgtatattttttatattacttGACCCGCGGACCGGCCTGCTTGCAGGTCAACTTGGACCGCCCCATTAAGCCCGCATTGTCGCGGGCCTATTTTTTCTTAGCCTTGACTCGCCCCACCGCGAGGCGGGTGCGGGCCAGCCTGCAGGCTTTGACCCATTTTGACGGTACTACTAGAAGGAGAAGTATTTCTTTGTCGTGCTATCGCCTTGACAAGAAGCCGCCTTGCCTGGCTGACCTTGAGCAGATGGTTAGAGTTTTGATTGAGGGGGAACCCCTCTCCGTTTGTCGCTTGTCTCGACTGAGCGCCATGCAAAGGGCTAAGTTGCTGCCCGAGGGCGCGGCTAACACAAGTTTGCTCCTTACTTTCCCTTGATCGTTTGTGCACCGTCTATGTTTTTCATattgttttcttccttttgcAGGGAACAATAATGATACCGAGGAATCTTCCAAGGATGTTGCCTTGttgttttcttccttttgcAGGGAACGTTTTCTTCCTTTTGCAGggaacaataataatgataaggCGAAAGGAGTTGACTTCCCCGACTGCGCTTCCTGCTCATCGGTCGGGGAAGAAGCGCCCCAGAGATACCCATATAACAAgtcaatttttgtttaattgccCAATTTTGCAATTTTCGTTTACCCAATTACAATTTTTGAGTTGGATATCCCAATTGCATTATTGCATTTTTGCATATAGTTCATaagtactttctcaacctattgaagcacaagagtagtattgactccactgaggcttgaacccaccacctctcatataaagggaagggtttgatgccactggaccacaaggtccttggcaattttttttttttttttttttttgttgcatatAGTTGGATGGATATTTGTACATTattcttttaaggaaaaaagaaaaggtaagaagttagttatgtttaaatatgaaaatgaatatttttttaagtattgctgactctgttacaatgtactatcagttcaacctactgaaacacaagtcaacaattgcctccactgaagctcgaacccactcccatcatccatgtgggagtgttaaacGAGACACCGGataccacttgaccacaaggtctttggcagaaaacttcatttttgaattttatttaaagtttCGATCACTAGGTGGTcgataataaattttgaatttttgaatttatttttaaaactctatcaacaattaatttatttaaatatcataCCGTACGTCGCACTTACAATTGTAAAAAGTACATTTCctatgtttataatttgtaattgtGATCATAAGTTATGACTATTCTAGCACCAACACTTAATGTAGTCAATTACATAAATGAATGCATGAGTGACTTGAATATAGTTGAAGGTATAACATATTTTAACTTTGACATATGATTTCAATAATGGTATCCTTGCAAATGTGCACACTCTTGAATTCCTAAATGCGTTGTGAGTCTGGGGCGTACGTAATCATTCATCAACATTAAAGTTTGGCTCAAATGTAATGTTGTTAattgagaaatatatatatcactcaCTTGGTTTATGCAATGAGACTAGCTGACTAGATTAATTGGTTGTTACCAAATTGTCAAAACATGGTTTAGAGGCCAATATAATGTTTGCTAACAAAGCAGAAACTAGGGTGTTGGTTATTCGAATGAGTATAACCATGTCAAATCCAAGATTTTCATTTAAATTCTAAATAATAAGACAACTTCAATAATGTTTTCATATGCaatgattatcaataaaagTTCAGGGCAAACGCTATCTCATGTTGGATTGTTATTGAGGAAATAAATTTTTGCCCATTGTCAATTGTATGTTGTTGCATATAGAGTTAGAAATCCCAatgatctcaaaattttgatttgtggtgactctgaaaattgtaattcaacTACTAATGTAGTTTACCATGttcttaaaaatttgtaattttaaatactttgtattacacttttaatatagtttattaCTTTTCGTAATTATCTACCTTAAatatcaattattcaattctgaatttaattgcaaatatttatGTTGATATGCCCACGTGTGAAGATATTCCTGACATAATCGTTTCCAATGTTACTGGGAAGAGTGCATTTAGTTGTGTTTGTCTTCTAGTCTAAGAGGCATCACAAGCTCGTGACACCCGATTCGAGCTCCCGGATTAGGACGAGTCTAGGAATCATTGTACAGTAGCTAATATTATAAATGGTGAAACTGCATCTCAGCTCGGGTCGGGTTGGACCGTAATGAGATCGGATATGATCGGGAAATGCGCCTTGTGACATATGGTACACAAACTGAGCAAGTTGTAGTCATATGCCCTAAGattattccatatatatatatatatatatatatatatatatataattcagttctcGTGCGATTGAGTGTCTACTGTGCGGTTAAATTTGAGCCATTAATCTTGCTTAAATCAACCCTCAAGATtaccaaaattattattaaaaaaaaaacgaggtggcaatttggtaattttttgcATCTAtatcaaatttaaggtgcgtggtttttgtatTTAAAGTGCAttgtttttgtacttaaggtgcgtgggttttgtgcttaaggtgcgtgagttgtgtgcttaaggtgagtagttcttgaaacttaagatgcgtgggttgtgtgcttaaggtgagtagttcttgaaacttaaggtgcgtgggttgtgtgcttaaggttagtagttcttgaaacttaaggtgcgtggtttttttacttaaggtgcatggtttttgtgctttaaaATGCGTGATTGttttgcttaaggtgagtagttgttgaaacttaaggtgcgtcaacctGAAGCTTGATGTGcgtgtttttttcttc includes:
- the LOC116002351 gene encoding CASP-like protein 4A4 encodes the protein MKQERNLPAVPHGLVAANSPAVSPLSIPNSPAQPLFRSPLSIPNSPAQPLFQTPTPSPYSFSVASTRLATRPPEHLFNLLLRSLAVLLSFVAAISLAAPSSRRGKGTEIFYYHTELLYSFVVYVLTFFYSAFQLFKGVCDIGYRGILISDKTSDYTSFIFDQLAAYLVISSSSVAAIAIQHMRTNAPLWKASRIAVGMSFPTFVVIAISALLSGYKLCKRIIW
- the LOC116002350 gene encoding DEAD-box ATP-dependent RNA helicase 47, mitochondrial, giving the protein MPALSATRAFLHFGDSLSLRNLSGLTRIPPLNGRVRFLSDFGPLTLASLGLKNDVETISRNAKNKLQEGVSTIEVPKNNTKKKVNQKRNNGVKETKSIDIGAAPFAAKSFSELGLPSLLIERLEKEGFTVPTDVQAAAIPTILRNHDVVIQSYTGSGKTLAYLLPILSHVFPLNGVNSSSDQAQNRTDIEAVIVAPSRELGMQIVRETEKLLGPDRRLVQQLVGGANRSRQEEALKKNKPAIVVGTPGRIAEISAAGKLHTHGCRYLVLDEVDELLAFNFREDMQRILDHVGRRSGAGLRASSSSVKRAERQTILVSATVPFSVIRAARSWGCDPLLVQANMVTPLQSLPPGSVDFSGTPTSASLNSNFQAQPAVQSLPPNLNHYYCVTRIQHKVEVLRRCIHALDAKSVIAFMNHTKQLKDAVYKLEARGMKAAELHGDLSKLARSTILKDFRNGEVRVLLTSELSARGLDVPECDLVVNLELPTDSIHYAHRAGRTGRLGRKGNVVTICEEAEVFVVRKLQKQLSIPIQSCEFAEGKLVITKDE